One Malus domestica chromosome 11, GDT2T_hap1 genomic region harbors:
- the LOC103407057 gene encoding cytochrome P450 71AU50-like: protein MALWIWATIGVLALVRIVQACISKSKNKMLPPGPRGFPIFGSLHLLGKFPTMDLRQLAQKYGDIMYLRLGLQYTVVVSSARAAELFLKTHDLNFASRPPNEGAKHLIFGQKSLSFAEYGSYWTNMRKICMLELLSNQKINSFKSMRREEVALLIKSVQEDTNNRRIANLTDKVMSLGIDMTCRMVFGKKYKDEEFGGRGIVSVMKEGLKLAAAPNLGDFFPCIAPLDLQGLTKKMKAVNKVFDDFYEKIIDKHLQSKDAERTKDFTDAMLSYMGSEESDYRIERLNIKAMMSDMLVASADTSSTTVLWVLSELMRHPQVMKKVQKELENVVGLNRMVEESDTEKLEYLDMVVKETMRLHPVLPLLLPHAAIEDCTVDGYHIPKKSSVIVNVWAIGRDPIAWGDAEKFVPERFEDSNVDVRGHHFQILPFGSGRRRCIGMQLGITVVHFVSAQLVHCFDWELPDNMLPNELDMTEEFGLAVSRAKNLLAIPSYRLQN, encoded by the exons ATGGCACTTTGGATTTGGGCAACAATTGGGGTACTTGCCCTTGTTCGCATCGTGCAAGCATGCATATCAAAAAGCAAGAACAAGATGTTACCTCCTGGTCCGAGAGGGTTTCCTATTTTTGGCAGCCTCCATTTGTTAGGGAAGTTCCCTACCATGGATCTTCGTCAACTAGCCCAGAAATACGGTGACATCATGTACTTGAGGTTAGGCCTCCAGTATACCGTCGTTGTCTCTTCCGCACGAGCGGCCGAGCTGTTCCTCAAAACACACGACCTTAATTTCGCAAGTAGACCACCTAATGAAGGTGCAAAGCACCTCATCTTTGGGCAAAAAAGCTTGAGCTTTGCTGAGTATGGCTCGTATTGGACCAACATGCGAAAGATTTGCATGCTCGAATTACTTAGCAACCAAAAGATCAACTCTTTCAAGTCCATGAGGAGAGAAGAGGTTGCTCTCTTGATAAAATCTGTTCAAGAGGACACCAATAATCGACGCATTGCTAATCTCACTGACAAGGTCATGTCGCTCGGGATTGACATGACCTGCCGGATGGTGTTTGGGAAGAAGTACAAGGACGAGGAGTTTGGCGGGAGGGGTATCGTGTCTGTGATGAAAGAGGGTTTGAAACTAGCAGCAGCACCTAACTTGGGAGATTTCTTTCCTTGTATTGCACCGCTTGACCTGCAAGGGCTCACCAAAAAAATGAAGGCTGTTAACAaggtgtttgatgatttttacgAGAAGATTATTGACAAGCATCTTCAATCCAAGGATGCAGAAAGAACGAAGGACTTTACTGATGCCATGCTGTCATACATGGGGTCTGAAGAATCGGACTACCGAATTGAACGCTTGAATATCAAAGCCATGATGTCG GACATGTTAGTGGCCTCAGCGGACACATCATCAACAACAGTCCTGTGGGTGCTCTCGGAACTCATGAGGCATCCACAGGTTATGAAGAAAGTCCAAAAGGAGTTAGAAAATGTTGTAGGTCTGAATAGAATGGTGGAGGAATCAGACACGGAGAAATTGGAGTATTTGGATATGGTAGTGAAGGAAACCATGAGGCTACATCCTGTGTTACCATTGTTGCTTCCTCATGCAGCCATCGAAGATTGCACTGTCGATGGCTACCACATACCGAAAAAGTCAAGCGTTATCGTAAACGTGTGGGCAATCGGGAGAGACCCAATCGCTTGGGGAGATGCAGAGAAGTTCGTACCAGAGAGGTTTGAGGATAGCAATGTTGATGTTAGAGGACACCACTTTCAGATTCTACCGTTTGGCTCTGGCAGAAGACGTTGCATTGGAATGCAGTTAGGGATTACTGTGGTACACTTTGTGTCGGCTCAGCTTGTGCATTGTTTTGATTGGGAACTTCCAGATAACATGTTGCCAAATGAGTTGGATATGACTGAGGAGTTTGGTCTTGCAGTTTCAAGGGCCAAGAATCTGCTCGCTATTCCTTCGTATCGCCTTCAGAATTGA